TTGGCTTCGACAGTTTTCTCATATTTCTTGATGGATTTCAAGAGCTTCAAAAAGTTATCCTGTTGAACACTTTGCATCCACGTTTTTGGTATTCCTTCCCTTTCAGTTTCAAACAAGAAGCAAGGAGGATGTTTTAAGGACATAGGAGAGGCAACATGAGCGATGGCGAAGAGCGGAACTAGCATTTGAAATTTGGggggtaaaattaaaaattaaaaattaaaaaaggaaaaacttcaatttatccccatgaagttgtcaccaatttgcaattctaccaccaatgtttcaattttgttaattgcaccccattaaatttcaaaaaatttcaatttagggaATCCGTCCAAATTGACCGTCTGAATTAACGAAATTTGCTTCACGTGCCTGTTAGTGATGTAAACGGACGAGAATGCCCTCATTTTTTTAGCCgttcttttttctcaaatacCTACAGAAACCCAACCCTGCTCGTGCCCTTATTTCATACTGGTTTAGATTTCCTGAGAGAttaagagaggagagaagagaaaagaagaagggaaaatATCGGGGAAAAAGGGTAGGGTTTCGCCCACAGCTAGTTGAAGGAGACGATGGATGGCTCGAAGCAAGGCTCGTTCGGCGACCCAACAACCAACTCCAATGGGGATTCGAAGGAGAGGATAGATGCAAGCTCGGAGTCCACCTAGACAGTTGCATTATTTTCACGGCAACAAATATGCTATTGCGAGCGGCCTATGAATGTGAAAATGGCACACACCAGAAAAAATTTCGGAAGAAGGTTCATGGGTTGTGAAAATTGGAAGACAAGTGCTAATTATTCTCTTCAATTTTAGGGTTCCATTATACATTTGGGTGATCAAAAAATTGTAGggttttttgtgtgttttttccaAGCTTATAGTAtgattttgtttagggtttataaAACTGAGTTAATCACTTCGGATTTTgttacaattttcaaaaattttgagtTTCGTCTCTTCTGAAATTTTAAAGTGTCTgtagaaataattaaagaatGTGATTTGGGTTTTTCATACTGCAATAGTATTGGCTTTGTCATCCCAATTATGCTTCACTTGTGCTGAAATATTGAACCTTGATATGTAGATGGACCTAGCATGTCAacttttgaaatttgatttgtgttgttttttggcAGATTAATAGGGATTGTGGTTTCTTTGAGTGAgttgatcccaaaatgtgtGAACATGGTAAGAGAGTTGTTTGAGTGGCATGAAGGTTTGGTGGCAGAAGCTAAACAATGTGAAGGTATGGTTGAAGTAGAAGTTGGGAAGGTGAAGGCCAAAATGGAGAAAGAAGTTGAGATTGTGATGACCGAAAATCTTCAATATCGTAAAGAAATCGAGATTTTGGATATCAAACATGgagcaatgaagaagaattaccATACAATGCTTGTGTGTTCATGGATTATGTTTGCATTGTGCTTTTTCTTCGAATATGCAGCCCAAACCAGTAGGGTAGTACAATTGGTCGTTTGAGGTTACTATGATGGATGCAAGCGTAGATCAGTGCATGTTTTTTGTTGAAAGTTGTTTTGTGTTGTGGTGTATTAAGTTGGAACATGTTGTGGAATCAAACAGTCACAAATTTTTGAAGTGATGTGTCAAGTTGTTTTGTGATGTGTTGTATGTCAACTGCATGTCAAGTTGTTTTGTGATGTGCAGAAGACAAACCACGCTGCCCCGGCCTATATATCTAATCCAATGCCCTGAGAGACCAATTTATTTAGagataacaaaataaaactacaTGCACCAACACATGCATTGCACCAacataaaacataacaaaagcATACACCACCAATCATTTCAAATCTACCCAATTACTCCTCCGAAAAGTGGGACACGACCAATCATGATGAATCTTTCGTCTGTCGTTCCTCTGTTGCACTTGTAGTACTCAATAAAGTATATTTCTTGTCCTTCACGGAACTCCTCTGCACGAGCAGGCACTCCAATCATTTTTGAAATACCATTTGCCACCAGTAGTCTTTCTCAAAATCATGTTCCCATTGCGAGTCATCCAAGGGTTATAGACTGGAATTTCGATTTCAGTACCTATAGGTACACTTTCATGATCAAAAGCTGCGGGGCAGAGTTTGGAAACTTCTGCCTTCGGTAAATAGAATTTGTCTAAATTACTGTTTGTCAATATCTTATTGAACATTCCAACTGCATGTCAAAATCGCCAACATTCCAATTACATTTAAAGTGCAAAAAACAATCCAATTGCATCTGCATGTCAAAAGACCAACATTCCAACTACATTTAAagtgcaaaaaaaaattcaactacCTGACATGTGGATTAAACAAAAGACCAACTGTACACTAGGCCAAATTCAACTACATGATATGTGCATTAAACAAAAGACCAATTGCACAGTAGATGTGTATCAAATACATGACAAACATTTAAAGTGTTGTCcataaaaaaacttttaaaggACTGTCTATGAAATTATATCTTCCAATCTGGCTtccttctcttcctcttctctttagCAATTTGAATTGCTTTTTCAACAGTTACAACTACACGTTTGCCTTTGGTTGCCGTATCAGCTGTTGGATTTGCACCACCTCTTAATGCTGCCCCACTGGTTCCACCACCTCTGACTGCATGTCCACCTCAGGTTGCTGCACATCTTATTGTTGTTGCCCTACCATCTGACCCACTCTCAGTTAGATCAATATGTATGGTGGGTTTGGATGCACTAGTCCGAAAAATACTCTTGACCCTTTCGGACTGTCGGGTCCTTGAACGAATTGCAAGTGTTGGGACTGGATTTGTTCTTGCACCCTTACACAAataacaaaacacaaaagcatttatgtaagcataatatacaaaggaaaaaaccaaaaaaaaaaaaaaaaaaaaaacaccacagAAATCGATGATAATAACAATGCTAGTACCTTTAGACTGGCACCACCTCTGGTTTTGGGATGTGTACGCATGCTAGAGCTAGTACTTTGTGTCTGGACAGAATAAATAGCAAAATGTGTCACAATAACAAGAAGGATAATAAGACCAATAACAAAACTTAATAGCATTTATGTAAGCACAATATACaaaggaaaaaaccaaaaaaaaaaaaaaaaaccacagaAATCAATGATAAGAACAATATTGGTACCTTTAGACTGGCACCACCTTTGGTTTTGGGATGTGTACGAATGCTGGAGCTAGTACTTTGTGTTTGCACAGAGTAAATAGCAAAAGGTGTGAGCCAATCAGTTTGCATGTACTACACAATAACAATAAGGATAATAAGACAAATAGCAAAACTCACACTTGCTGGAGGTGGGGTAGGCAACTCTTGACTTAATTGACTCATATTCATTGGACATGCCCTTTTCCCTTACATTTGGAACATGTCATCCTTGCTCCAAACTTTCTAATTCTGAATTTATTTTGCGGATCTCTACTTTCATCAACTCCCCTTTTTCTTAACTTCTTAGGTCTACTTGGGGTCTCTCTAGCCACTTGGGGTTCCAACATGTCATGCTGGGTTTTTATCCATTGCTCATCACTGGGCATTGAATATATAACTGGCTCGTATGCTTTCTTGTACATCTCTAAAGAATAGAAGTCATCAACATAATCCGCCCTCCCTCTTAGCTTGATATCTCTGCATCAATTTTCTCCTTATCATCTCTAGTATGGTCAAGATAGGCTTATCATGAGCCTTTAAAATGTAAGAGTTAAAACATTCACAAATGTTGTTTTGCAAAAGGTTAGACTTTGTATCCTCAGTAAACCATGCTCTGGACCATGCACTTGGGTCAATTTTGTGCTAGTACTCAAAGGCATCACTGTTCATATTCTTAAGCTTATCCATTACACTCATAAAATCCCCTTCAATGTATGCAGAAGCTGCAGCCCATAACTTCTCATTCAAGGCCACTCCTCGATGCCACCCGATGTCCTGAAGTTGGCATACAAGTGCTTGATACAAATCCTATGGTCTACATTTGGAATGACCTCCTCAAATGCTGGCATTAGCCCctacaaaaattataacaatatATTACATTAAGATTGTACAAcattgtaaataaaaaatgaatgaagtgtaagtaaataaaaaagggaTGACGTGCAAgtagataaaaaatgaatgaagtGTAATCATGTACCATAACTTACCTTCTGTCGATCTAAAATAAATGTTGGCCTGCTATGCCGCTCATGGTGTCCAAGATCGGACACTAGGGTTTCCAGAAACCATATCCAGCTGTCCTTGGTCTCAGCTTCGACTACATCATAGGCAATTGGATACATATTATCATTGCCATCTCGCCCAACCGCAGCTAGGAGTTGCCCCTTAAATGGTCCTTTAAGGAAGCACCCATCCACCCCTATAACAGGTCTACATCCTTCCAGAAAGCATTTCTTCATGGCAGCCAGGGAACAATACATTCTTGGAAACTTTAGATTGACCTCAGGCACTGGCCTATCCACTTTCATCACAACACAACTTCCCGGGTTGGTTGATCTCAATGTCTCACAATAGTCCCACAACTTCACGTATTGAAGCTCATGCTTTCCAAAAATCTTTCTATTAACCTTTGTTCTTGCCCTATACATCATGCTTGGATTTACATCCACCCTCCACCTTTCTTTCACTTCATTCTGAATCGCACCTAAAGACATGTTGGGCTGAACcctaaacttgtctatgagtttgcAGCAATCCAAGTTGATGTCACAATTGAGTTCTTAAATTGCCTGCAACACAGATGTTCACCTTGCATAGACCTTATCTGAAATGTCTCATCATCAGGCAGCTTTCTGGCATATACTCTATAATTACAATTTGGTTCCTTACACACAACTATATACTTTTGTCTCTCATTCCTTTTAAATGTGATGTCCTCCCCCCTTTTAAGATTGAACATCCTAACAGCCACCCTGAATGTCCGTATATCTGGGAATTTCATCTCTAGTTCCAAAACTGGATCTCCCATGTCAACTAAATGGAACTCAGACCCTGGAGCAGAGGTTATTTCACATTCTTCATCACTAGGTACTGGTGAGACAAGAATGTCACTTCTATCCATATCAGAGTTATAGTCATCATCAACATCTTCATATGTCATTTGGCCAGCTTCAGTGTGGTCCTCATCATCTTCACTATCATTATCACTACCCTCTTTACTAGTCTATTCACTACTCTCAACCCTAGGATTATCAGGTTGTACATTAGAGGGTCCAACACCCACACCAATATCAACATCAAATAAGTCTTCATCATCACTTAGCTTATCTGCCCACCAAGGATCATCAAAATTAACCCTCCTTCCATATTCATCATCCTCTTCACTATCCTCTTCATCACCCCCTTCATTCCCAAAAGACACAATGTATAATTCCAATATTACATGCCAAGTACGGCAAGCAGACAATGAAAGTACATGATGGTCTGAAGTAATTAAATACAAGCCATCAACAAGACTTTTTCCAGGAtctttaaaatacattaaatccCCTGACCTATACCGATATTTCTTACATATAccttcaatttcaaatgataaTTTATCAAGGTCAACCTTCTCGTGATGCACTTCAACTTCACCACCTACATACACACAACCAAACCTCCAGTCGAACCTACCCCCATAATGAACCTCAACCACTAGTTCGCTACTTTCCATCCTATGAGGTCAATGATATAAAACACAATAAGTCACATATGTAGTGGAATTAAATAAAAGGGAAGAGTCTTGATAACATCAACcaatatgcatatgcatatcaAATCCTTTGGGGACCACTTACGGTTTTTACACCCACATGTCACCGATCAACAAAACACAAAGCATCATATTTTGAAGCAGCCAAAACAAAAGTCTAAAACAGGAGTCTTGATAACATCAAccaatatatatgcatatgaaaTCCTTTAGGGACCACCTACGGTTTTTACACCCACATGTTACcaaccaacaaaacacaaagCACTTTAATTTTGAAgcagcaaaaacaaaattctaaaacAGGAGTCTTGATAACatcaactaatatatatatgcatataaaatCCTATGGGGACCACCTACGGTTTTTACACCCACATGTCACCAACCAAAGCAAAACACAAAGCAACACATGTCTAACTAAAACCAAACACATGGACCCAATAGAGGCAAAGCACATGGACCCAACACCACAGAAATCAGCAACTgtataaaccctaaacaaaacaCACGGACCCAATAAGTGAAACCAACTTTCAAGCTTGAAAAAGACAGATCCAATCATTGAAAGCAAAATCTGCAGCTAAAAGAAAGGCATAATAAACTAACTTCAAAAGGAATTTGATATTCCATAACAAAATACGATGGAATCTAAAATTGCACAAAACTCTAATTTGAAAAGAGGAGTCTTTTTAACAtaccttgaaaaaaaaaaacaccacttCTGTTTAATCACGAAACTTTCACCAACAGTGTCGATTTTTGTTTTGCTAGTTAAAGAAAACCCACATAGGAAGGAGAAATCATGACAGCTGAAAGGAACACGGACGGGGTGtgtataaaccctaaaaaagaTGACGAACGAGTCTGTGCTTTTCTGCTCtaacttttaaaaatgatggcttttgttcatcttttttcATACAAGTGTAAAAGACACACAAGTGCACGGCTTTTCTTCATCTGTTGAGAAGTAAGGCGATTCTCGTCCGTTTACATCACTAACAGGCACGTGAGTGGCACATGAGACAAATTTCGTTAATTCAGACGGTCGATTTGGACGGATtccctaaattgaaattttttgaaacttaatggggtgcaattaacaaaattgaaacattggtggtagaattgcaaattggtgacaacttcatgggggtaaattgaagtttttccattaaaaaaagtttaagggagtaaaattttaattttcaaatgattataaaaatatttttaaaatttcttggAAAAAATATGGTGACTTGGGAGGCTCGTCCTTGGCTAAGAGCGTCCTATCAGAAAAATGGGGTGAGCAATAGTACTGATCGGCATGAAAGGCACTTGGCGAAGGTGCTATATAAAGACGATGAAGGCTTGCCGGAGAAGATGTGGGACACAGATGGAAGTGGGATGAAAGTTaagtttatagcattactcctcccaaatatttcaatttggttaatgtaCCCTACCAGTTTACCTTTGGGGTTGCAATGCCCTATTTGTTAAGTTAGATGGCAAGTGTATCATATGACCTGCATGTGATATGAAAATGACAATTATACCCcatgaaatttttaaaattacaactatacatttttttaataattaaaaaaaaaaaaaaaaaccttaacttaaaaaaaaaggcttggATTTGCGCATATCCACGACCAAGCTATGAGTATTTTTTTCGTTGAGAAATActagatactatatttttatcctagCCTACAATTGTCGAAGCACTTCAAATTAATCAACCACATTGgaatatatataacaaagaTTAATCTAAACGATAGTTAGGAGTGCCACGTCAATTTTATTGGataaatgtttgaaaaaaataatattatctaacatttctcatttctctttttcttgcatttttttttttcctttttctgatatatatatatatatatataattgtagttttGATAAGTATTGGATCAGCACTCAAGTTGTTAGGTTTATATTTGTGTTAGCAAATTCAAGTGTCAAAACTTGGGAAATTTGGGTTGTATCTTTTAGTGTTTCAAATAGAATGTTTTGATCGTCGCTCGAGGGAATTTACGACAATCCTTATACTTTCTCTACATGATTTTCCATAATAAACCCAGTGTCTTACCCCACTTATATAGATAAGCCTTAACTTAATTTGCATGATTTCCAGTGGAAAGATTGTGGTTGTTCTATGATCATGGAGAGAATTCTAAAGTCTTTGAGCCTAATTTGAGATACAAAAAAGCTCTCCGATCCCTATCATATTCAAACCACATAAACCTTCAACCTCTACCAATTTGGTAGATTACCACAGTGAGTTCATTGGAGCATTGAAGTTTTGAGTTGCATCGATCGAGCGAGTTCATTCGTGGAGGAAATTCTATAGAAAAAGGCCAGGATTCTAGAGCTGTTGCGACAAGAGACAGACGAGTCGTTAGTTAGGATTGCAAGTCTGTATCTGACTACAAAGGTATTATAAGTATAGATTGATTGTAATGTTTTTGTTCTATAATGAAAATTTCATGGAGTTGGCTGCTctctgagtggtttttcttttgaatagttatttaaaagttttcacttcatcaccAAAATCCTTAtgttgtctttcttttttttcttttttttttttcttttttttttttcttttttttttatgtttgcttGGATTGTGGTGATTATTACTACGCtgattgaatttttaaattgcTATTATTGCTTGCAAACACCTATTCACCCTCCTCTAGATCTTAATTTGAGGTCaattgcatgtgtttttcaattggtatatATAAGAACAAGTTAACTCCGTTAGGATTAGTTTCTTGAGTGAGATTATTGATCCCCGTTGTCAATGAAAAAATCTTAGCCTTTTAGTGTTTCTCCTTACTTTGATGGTAGTAATTATTCTTATTGGAAGGTGCACGTGAGAGCGTTCCTTAAGTCCTTAGCTGAGCGAGTTTGGGTTTTGGTCGACAAGGGTTGGTATGAACCCACAACAAAACATAGATTTGTGGTCTAAGGATGaattgaattattgtaattggcATAGTAAGGGGTTAAATTGTAATATCCAGGAAAAATAAAAgctaaaacaaaatagaaaattggagaaaatagAATGAGGACTTTGTGTAGAACAAGGGATGTTTTGACAAAACATGAGATTAAGTTAGGACCTAGAAGTTGAGATGAGAAGAGAATCAGGAgaagacaaaaagaaattatgaattgaggaagaagaaaccCTAGCCGCTCCTAAAAAAACAAGTGTTTCTTAGAAAATGGAAAAGGAGATTGGGTTTTCGAAGTGAATATAATGGATTTTGAGCTAAAAAATACGCTCACCAATGGTAGCTGGGTGACCACGGCGTGCGCACCAAAGAGATTTTTCTACATTAGGGTCTTATGTGCAATTCTGACACTCATAACCCAAGTTATGCCCAAATTATTATCACATGCGCGATATCATTAAGTATGGAAGGACCTGTGAGAGATAGGACGAAATCGGGATCGTAAAGATTGGAAAAATATTGGATGAGACTGTCCCATTCAAACAAGATGTTCCGTGTTCGACAGGCGACTTGCAACACGTAGCAACAAGTGGGATAAGATCAACAGTCCAGATTAGGTGGGATGAAATCAAGTGATTGTGTTCGAATGGAGAACATGCCGTTCGAATAGAAGAAATATCCACTTGGCATCATGAGATCACGTGGTGACAAACAATCAATGGCGCAAATTCAATCACATGCCGAAAATATTGTTTGACGCATGTTTAGGTTGCATTTGAACACGTATCGACCGAAGGGAATCTCCATGTGTCAATCAGTGTGTGGTGAGATGTGGCACTATTGAAGCTAGATATTATCGAATTAACACATCGCCACTCGAACAGCAGCTAATTCGTTCAAACAAGAGTGCATAGagaagaatttaacaaaaaaatctaaCGCGCCAGGGATggtgacattgcaaattttCAAAGTCGGATATACTAAATTGTGAGCTTTTGAGCTTTAGGGGGTGATTACTAAAGTAATGAAAATTCAAGatggttaagtgaagtttttcttaaattataattaatagtaACCTAGGATAAGTCATGAGATGACAAGTGTCATCGGCCTACTTACACAAAGGGCTTGACCTAATTACACAAGGAAAACCCTTTAATGGTCGTGCATATTGGTGATAGGATCTAGGTTTTCCAAGTTTAAACTTTGACAAGGAATCCTAGCTAGTCCCATTGTCACTTGAAAACATAAGTCAGACTGTATTTAAAGTGGTTTTGTGTAGGCATTAGAGACCACAGTCTTGATCTCATAATCAGAATTGAGATGGAAGTTTAGAGGTCTCAAAACCCTAGCTTTCTTGATCATTTTGCTTAAGTACATAATGTGTAACAttaactaggaaaaaaaaaatacaatagcCAGCAAAATGTGTAAAATGTCATTCAAAATGTACTGAATTAATTCAGACCTTGCAGACAAATATGCTTTAATGCATATTGAGTACTGGATTTTGCAGGTTTTATGTCACACCAACTTGATTGCTTTGTCTCTGAAGTAGCAAAATGGACACCTTACAACTATATTCATGAATGCGAGAATACATGAAAAGGATCAAATTCCTCCTCCTACCACCCGAAAATTAATCAAAGAATTATAGCAACCCCAAAAGCTTGAAATAGATACATGCAATCCTTGAAAACCAACTTTAGCATGCACAAAATCCTTTCTGTTCAATACCTGATAGAGATTCTGAGATACCCTGGAAGTAAGTACTGCAAAATGAACATAATATAAGCTGCTCATGAGAGAATAGCTTGAAGAAGTAATGGAATTACTTGAATActatccaaaataaaataaagtgtagAGCTTATGAGAATTGAAATGTGAACCATATGAACTGATTGTGTAACTAAAAGCCATATAAGTAAGGTTGATTTGGAATTTCGGCATATAAATGACAGAAGTttcttattatggaaatttaaTGAGGTACGATTTGCTTAAGGAGGCTAACATCATTTACAATATGATCATTGTCATGAAGATTGCAtattattttacttatcaaCAAAAACAATGCATCTAAGCTACATCAGTAGCTCAATTTAAGTGGGATGCAGAGCTGATATGAGCTTTTGATGAAATTCAATACAGCACTTTAGAATCTGTTGGCAGTATATCATCATAACTCAAATAGTGCCTTGGATTTTAAGTTCTATGCTTTTATCTCTTTACTTTGTTACGAAAttctataattaaaaaatgaagaatttaGTCTGCAGGATTGATCATACTTACTTGTCCAGATCACATCCTTGTTCATTAGCTAGTGCAGTTCTTGCAACACAGAGAAATGCTTCATCAACATTGTAGCCCTCTTTTGCCGAGGTCTCAAAGTAAGCCATATTTCCTCTGGCAGCACACCATTCCTTGGCTTGCTTCTCTGAAACCTGCACCACTAATTgccataaattatatatatgccaaGAACAAATGCAAACAAAGTGTTAGAGATGCATCCATGTCCATACCACTCGGCTGTTTCCACCATCTTTGTCAATCTTATTTCCAAGTAATACAAAGGGAAATGCTTCAGGTTCTGCCGGATCAGCCTGGTGTCAGATGATTAAATAAGAACACTGGTAATACAGAGTAAGAGATGGATCTTTAGATACAGAGTAACTAgggaaaaaatattatttggacCTCTGAACTAACACCATATTTTCATTTACGCTTCCAAATTTTAACAAGTAACTTTGGGGCCTCCTAACTATCACCACGTGTCaaattagactttttttttattctctcacAAAAGTACCcttgaagttattaaaaaataaaataataaaaaataatcatttgataaaaaaaatgaggctgATATAAATGGGCTATCCTTTTTGGCATTTTCagtttttccttgtttttttgttaattttttaatatataattttattttttctaatggtaatttttaataactttaactatattttgggaagaaaaataaaaaagtgtcgAATTTGACATATGGTGGTGGTTCAGGGGGTCCCAATGTTATTTTCTAAAGTTTAGAGGTATAAAAGAAATGTAGCCTTAGTTTGGAgagctaaaatatatatttttccccgagtaattaattacaacatACAATGCATTATTATCTAAATTCTTCACATGTCATGTACCAGAAAAGTACgtgaaaattctcaaaataccattgcttttttttttttttttttttaaaaagaacaatataaaaaaaatttcaaagattcaaatatgagtatttttgcaaattctgttaaatcctaactaatgcttaaatccttaaatttttttcttttttttttttttttcctaaaaaaatagacgggtattttagaaattttgacactattccattaggatttaaaggaaaattctaATTGAttagtgaaattgaaaaaaattgaaagattaatgcactaaattgacactttttaaagccTAAAGATATAAATCatttgattgcaaaagtgatgaaatattagaaatgataagtgaagtttttctaaatttataagTTGAAATATGCGCATATAAATCATTTGCATCTCTAGTATTCAGGATTAGAAGAAAGATTTACATAATAATAGGCTGCACCAATAGAATATGCTCGATCTCTTTAATAATCGATCACCAAACACATGTGAATAGAATGAATGAAGCTAGAGATCAGAGGCATCGATAATCAGACCTGTTTGAGAAACTCTTCACGCCAAGTGTTCAGTGTCTCAAATGATTTGAGAACATTTACATCATATACAAGAACACAACATTCCGCCCCTCGATAAAATGCAGCCCCAAGACTTTGAAACCTTTCCTGCCCTGCTGTGTCCCAAATCTGCCAAACGAAATTACTTCAATCAATTTCACAAGAAAACTGATCATTAAAATCATTGGTTTAAATGGAAAGATATCAAGGAATTAATTGAAATTAAGGTTAATTAATCGTCTACCTGCAAAGTGACCTGTTTGTCGTCAATCTGTAGTTCTTTGGTGACAAAATCAGCACCAATGGTGGCTTTATATTGTTGAATGAACTTCTTGTAGACATATCTGATTTAGCAGTTAATTAATCACACATGCATTCATTATAAGTATCAGTTTACTGTTAGTCTATCACATCCTTTAAAGTTCGATcaacagaaataaaataaaaactttctgTAATAATGAATTAGGTAGAGTACGTACGTACTACCAAAAAATGACATGAATGCaatgttaaaatatatgatatgGTTCCATAATAGGTATATATTCTTTATAGGATAATTACCTTCTAAGAATATTGCTTGTAATCAGGTTTGATggttatttaatctaacatcatttagatttgattatcatacttATCTTATTTCTACTTACCTCAATTATTCTATAAATAAGAGTAATTTGTACGGTAAACATAATCAAGAATAAGAGCACAATGTTGACCTATCGGCCGGGCTCTTTCCTAGTGGTAGACACCGAACCACCCGTAAatcattctctatttttttctttcttacgcttttctatttaattttccattttattaTGAGTCTCTTCGTGGTAGTAGAGCCATCGGCTAACACCAATATTCTTCGATCCTAATGACATTGTGGATtcctgttttcttcctttttatggGCGCTTTCTCCCTCTCGGGATTCCTCACTACTGTTCAATTACCTTTTTACTTCGAATCCTTGTCTTCTGAGAATCCTAACATCAAGCTTTCGAAAACATCAATCGAAAGCTCCTTGGCTGATCTATATGTACAACGCCACAAAAATCAATCAAATCCGACGTCCCACGCGCCCACATGCACCACTAGAAGCTTCTGCCCATCATGCCACACGCCTACACGCGCCGATGCTGCCACTAGAACCATAACAAATATTCTAACATGCAAGAATACAAAGTCCAAAATATGACCCAGATTCTGCGCGCAGGCTAGCTAATAAGAATAAGTAGCAATCTTTCTGGTATCTAC
The Alnus glutinosa chromosome 14, dhAlnGlut1.1, whole genome shotgun sequence genome window above contains:
- the LOC133857336 gene encoding ras-related protein Rab7 isoform X1 encodes the protein MDMSARKRTLLKVIVLGDSGVGKTSLMNQYVYKKFIQQYKATIGADFVTKELQIDDKQVTLQIWDTAGQERFQSLGAAFYRGAECCVLVYDVNVLKSFETLNTWREEFLKQADPAEPEAFPFVLLGNKIDKDGGNSRVVSEKQAKEWCAARGNMAYFETSAKEGYNVDEAFLCVARTALANEQGCDLDNTYFQGISESLSGIEQKGFCAC
- the LOC133857336 gene encoding ras-related protein Rab7 isoform X2 yields the protein MDMSARKRTLLKVIVLGDSGVGKTSLMNQYVYKKFIQQYKATIGADFVTKELQIDDKQVTLQIWDTAGQERFQSLGAAFYRGAECCVLVYDVNVLKSFETLNTWREEFLKQADPAEPEAFPFVLLGNKIDKDGGNSRVVSEKQAKEWCAARGNMAYFETSAKEGYNVDEAFLCVARTALANEQGCDLDNTYFQGISESLSGGGI